A genomic window from Labeo rohita strain BAU-BD-2019 chromosome 6, IGBB_LRoh.1.0, whole genome shotgun sequence includes:
- the ppil1 gene encoding peptidyl-prolyl cis-trans isomerase-like 1 — MAGIPPDSWQPPTVSLDTTMGTVVLELYWNHAPKTCKNFAELGRRGYYNNTKFHRIIKDFMVQGGDPTGTGRGGASIYGKQFEDELHPELKFTGAGILAMANAGPDTNGSQFFLTLAPTQWLDGKHTIFGRVCQGIGVVNRIGMVETNSQDRPVDDIKILRVNLPI, encoded by the exons ATGGCTGGAATTCCACCGGATTCTTGGCAACCCCCCACAGTATCGCTGGACACAAC GATGGGAACTGTCGTGCTAGAACTGTACTGGAATCATGCGCCAAAAACATGCAAGAATTTCGCAGAGCTGGGCAGAAGAGGTTATTACAACAACACCAAGTTCCACCGCATCATCAAAGACTTCATGGTTCAAGGAGGCGATCCAACAGGAACAG GTCGTGGTGGTGCATCTATATATGGCAAGCAGTTTGAAGATGAATTGCATCCAGAGTTAAAATTTACAG GTGCTGGAATTCTCGCAATGGCCAATGCAGGGCCCGATACAAACGGAAGCCAGTTCTTTCTCACATTGGCTCCCACGCAGTGGCTGGATGGGAAACACACTATATTTGGACGGGTCTGCCAGGGCATTGGAGTTGTTAATCGTATTGGCATGGTTGAAACCAACAGTCAGGACCGCCCAGTGGATGACATTAAAATTCTCAGAGTGAATCTACCTATCTAA
- the slc6a11a gene encoding solute carrier family 6 member 11a, with translation MAGSSTRRTANQQADLSPEERGRWANKIEFLLTVAGAIIGLGNVWRFPYLCYKNGGGAFFIPYVLYLLTCGIPLFVLETSLGQYTSQGGITCWRKICPLFEGMGYASQMIIVYGSVTYIIIIAWAFLYLFSAFSAELPWASCNNLWNTGACAVLSGKNSTSQWTSPLNASSSVMEFWHHRVLRLSSGIDHLGTVRWDLALILLLVWILIYFCIWKGVKSTGKAVYFTATFPYVMLLILLLRGVTLPGAINGIHYYMYPDLARLADPQVWMDAGTQIFYSYAICLGYLSSLGSYNQYNNNCYRDSFYLCLLNSGTSFLGGFAIFSVLGHMAQEQGVDISLVAESGPGLVFIVYPQAVTMLPWSQFWAVCFFIMIILLGLDSQFVGLESIMTSVTDMFPTVLRRGFRREMLLLGICLVCYLMGLFMITEGGLYIIQLFDHYVCSGATLLFLATCQSVAIGWVYGADRFYENIENMIGYKPWPMMKYCWLYVTPSVCVGTFIFSLVRYSPLKFNNIYVYPWWAYGIGWFLAVSSLSLIPITMIYKLYKGKGTFWERLQLACTPAEDLPQSQRPLAHHYILSSCTDREKTPDNL, from the exons ATGGCAGGCTCCTCCACCAGGCGGACAGCGAACCAACAGGCTGATCTAAGTCCTGAAGAGAGAGGCCGGTGGGCAAACAAGATTGAATTTCTGCTGACTGTGGCTGGAGCTATCATTGGGCTTGGAAATGTTTGGAGGTTCCCATATCTTTGCTATAAAAATGGAGGCG GGGCTTTTTTTATTCCATATGTCCTGTACCTGCTCACTTGTGGTATCCCACTTTTTGTGCTTGAGACATCTTTGGGTCAGTACACCAGTCAGGGAGGCATCACATGCTGGAGAAAGATCTGTCCTCTTTTTGAAG GAATGGGTTACGCCAGTCAAATGATTATTGTCTATGGCTCAGTCACCTACATCATCATCATAGCCTGGGCCTTCCTGTACCTTTTCTCAGCCTTCAGTGCGGAACTGCCCTGGGCCAGCTGCAACAATCTGTGGAACACAG GTGCTTGTGCTGTGCTTAGTGGGAAGAATTCTACTTCACAGTGGACGTCTCCTCTTAATGCTTCTTCCTCTGTGATGGAGTTCTGGCA TCACAGAGTTTTGCGATTGTCCAGTGGAATAGATCATTTGGGCACAGTAAGGTGGGACTTGGCTCTTATACTCTTACTTGTTTGGATCCTGATCTACTTCTGCATCTGGAAAGGCGTGAAATCTACTGGGAAG gCTGTCTATTTCACTGCAACATTCCCTTATGTTATGCTTCTGATACTGCTCCTACGAGGAGTCACTCTACCTGGTGCCATCAACGGCATCCACTACTATATGTACCCAGATCTGGCACGGCTAGCTGACCCACAG gtATGGATGGATGCTGGTACTCAAATCTTTTACTCTTACGCCATATGTCTTGGATACCTTAGCTCTCTTGGAAGCTATAATCAATATAACAATAACTGCTACAG GGACTCTTTCTACCTCTGCTTGCTGAACAGCGGAACTAGTTTTTTAGGTGGGTTTGCCATTTTCTCTGTTCTGGGACACATGGCACAGGAGCAGGGGGTGGACATATCCCTTGTGGCCGAGTCTg GTCCAGGACTGGTGTTTATAGTGTATCCCCAGGCGGTAACAATGTTGCCATGGTCTCAGTTCTGGGCTGTGTGTTTCTTTATCATGATCATCCTCCTGGGCTTGGACAGCCAG TTTGTTGGACTGGAGAGCATTATGACATCAGTGACAGACATGTTTCCCACAGTGTTGAGACGTGGCTTTAGAAGAGAGATGTTACTTTTAGGGATTTGCCTTGTCTGCTACCTGATGGGCCTCTTCATGATCACAGAG GGTGGTCTGTACATCATTCAGTTGTTTGATCATTATGTGTGTAGTGGAGCCACTCTCCTGTTCCTGGCTACTTGTCAGTCTGTGGCCATTGGCTGGGTATATG GTGCTGACCGATTCTATGAGAACATAGAAAACATGATTGGCTACAAACCCTGGCCCATGATGAAGTACTGCTGGCTTTATGTCACCCCGTCTGTCTGCGTA GGCACATTTATCTTCTCTCTGGTGAGGTACAGTCCCCTGAAGTTTAATAACATATATGTGTATCCATGGTGGGCATACGGTATTGGCTGGTTCCTCGCAGTGTCCTCTCTCTCCCTCATCCCTATTACCATGATCTACAAACTCTACAAGGGGAAAGGGACTTTCTGGGAG CGTCTCCAGTTGGCTTGCACTCCAGCAGAGGATCTACCTCAGTCTCAGAGACCCTTAGCACATCATTATATTCTGTCATCCTGTACAGACAGAGAAAAGACCCCAGACAACCTTTAA